The following are encoded in a window of Staphylospora marina genomic DNA:
- a CDS encoding YlaH-like family protein: MWTAFEQWLDSIGFWGVYAVILVLSGIIYKTAFAIRLPVLKSAVIYFALAVGCVLLTVFHYTGLPIVAAMLVTIVLIAVTRIRLWAVRKKKSGPQREEER, encoded by the coding sequence ATGTGGACGGCGTTTGAACAATGGTTGGATTCAATCGGTTTCTGGGGCGTATATGCGGTGATTCTCGTGCTTTCCGGCATCATTTACAAAACGGCGTTTGCCATCCGGCTGCCGGTGCTCAAAAGCGCTGTGATCTACTTCGCGCTTGCGGTCGGGTGCGTGTTGCTCACGGTGTTTCATTACACGGGTCTGCCCATCGTCGCGGCCATGTTGGTGACCATCGTGCTCATCGCGGTCACCCGGATCCGTCTTTGGGCCGTAAGAAAGAAAAAAAGCGGACCCCAACGGGAAGAAGAACGCTGA
- a CDS encoding deoxyribonuclease IV, whose amino-acid sequence MKIGCHISVAKGFERASKRAFELGADSFQVFTKNPRGLRPKKVDVKDAEAGRKFCKEHGIVLVAHTPYITNLSTPKEDLHEVTIRSIREDLRIAECYGAVGAVVHCGKHVGEGEEYGRRRMVETLDIILDEYDGPVKLLLENTAGQGSELGLSIRELTEIRLSTRHPEKIGFCFDTCHAFAAGTWVPDRFDGLVTEMKETGYLEHLVAIHFNDSKAPWGSRKDRHEKIGKGEIGAEALALFLKEEAFQGLPVILETPVDDEGEYAEEIRYLHKLRGEDRQGA is encoded by the coding sequence ATGAAGATCGGTTGTCACATCAGCGTGGCCAAAGGCTTTGAAAGGGCATCGAAGCGGGCCTTTGAGCTCGGCGCGGATTCGTTTCAGGTGTTCACCAAGAATCCCCGCGGGCTCAGACCGAAAAAAGTAGATGTGAAAGATGCCGAAGCGGGCCGGAAGTTTTGCAAGGAACACGGCATTGTGCTCGTCGCGCACACGCCGTATATCACCAATTTGTCCACTCCCAAGGAAGATTTGCATGAAGTGACGATCCGCTCCATCCGTGAAGACTTGCGGATCGCCGAATGCTACGGGGCGGTCGGAGCGGTGGTGCATTGCGGCAAACATGTCGGAGAAGGGGAAGAATACGGCCGACGCCGAATGGTGGAGACGCTCGACATCATTCTCGATGAATACGACGGCCCGGTCAAACTGCTTTTGGAGAACACGGCGGGACAAGGAAGCGAACTGGGGCTTTCCATCCGGGAATTGACGGAGATCCGCTTGTCCACCCGGCATCCGGAAAAAATCGGATTTTGCTTTGACACGTGTCATGCCTTTGCGGCCGGCACCTGGGTTCCCGACCGATTTGACGGGTTGGTGACCGAAATGAAGGAAACGGGATATCTCGAACATCTCGTTGCCATTCATTTCAACGACAGCAAGGCTCCCTGGGGCAGCCGGAAAGACCGTCACGAAAAAATCGGCAAGGGTGAAATCGGGGCGGAGGCTTTGGCACTCTTCCTGAAGGAAGAAGCGTTTCAAGGATTGCCGGTCATTCTGGAAACGCCGGTCGATGATGAAGGGGAATACGCGGAAGAGATTCGGTATCTGCACAAACTTCGCGGGGAAGACCGGCAGGGGGCTTGA
- a CDS encoding glycerophosphodiester phosphodiesterase yields the protein MTRTLVYAHRGSSRSAPENTMAAFMKAVSEGAEGIELDVHLTANREVVVIHDETLDRTAGVPGKVADKSAGELARLRVGRWFSEDFADERIPLLSEVLEWLRDTDVELNIELKNGIIRYPGLEEAVVGLVERYGFTDRVVISSFNHFSLRHLRHFRPGLRLAALYVCGMVEPWMYAKHLGVDGIHPHHLACPDEVVEGCRKSGIRVRPWTVDDPAEAERLIRAGVDALITNLPSKMLEVRNRLVRLPGEEEQC from the coding sequence ATGACCCGGACCCTTGTGTATGCCCATCGGGGCAGTTCGCGTTCGGCACCGGAAAACACCATGGCCGCATTCATGAAAGCGGTGAGCGAGGGAGCGGAAGGAATCGAACTGGACGTCCATTTGACGGCGAACCGGGAAGTGGTGGTGATTCATGACGAAACGCTGGATCGCACGGCCGGGGTTCCGGGAAAAGTGGCGGACAAAAGTGCCGGAGAATTGGCACGGCTCCGGGTCGGTCGCTGGTTCTCGGAGGATTTTGCCGATGAGAGAATCCCCCTTCTGTCGGAAGTGTTGGAGTGGCTTCGGGACACGGATGTGGAACTGAACATCGAACTGAAAAACGGGATCATCCGGTATCCGGGTCTTGAAGAGGCGGTGGTCGGGTTGGTGGAACGATACGGTTTCACGGACCGTGTCGTGATTTCCTCGTTCAATCACTTCAGCCTCCGGCATCTCAGACATTTCCGCCCCGGGCTCCGGTTGGCGGCGCTGTACGTCTGCGGCATGGTTGAGCCTTGGATGTATGCCAAACATCTGGGAGTGGACGGCATTCATCCGCATCATTTGGCATGTCCGGACGAAGTGGTGGAAGGTTGTCGGAAGTCGGGGATCCGGGTACGACCTTGGACGGTGGATGACCCTGCCGAGGCCGAACGGTTGATCCGGGCGGGGGTGGATGCGTTGATCACCAACCTTCCCTCGAAGATGCTGGAGGTCCGGAACCGTCTCGTCCGGTTGCCCGGCGAGGAAGAGCAATGCTAA
- a CDS encoding DUF2197 domain-containing protein gives MKVICILCDKPFQPDKLTMKKIKKYPHIIQICKDCHDRVKERTLQRMKVLPPEPERPSSNRKRNHSSKH, from the coding sequence ATGAAAGTGATTTGCATTTTGTGCGACAAACCGTTTCAACCGGACAAGCTGACCATGAAAAAAATCAAAAAATATCCGCACATCATCCAGATTTGCAAAGATTGTCACGACCGGGTGAAAGAGCGCACGCTGCAGCGCATGAAAGTCCTTCCCCCGGAACCGGAACGGCCGTCTTCGAACCGGAAGCGGAATCACTCCTCAAAGCACTGA
- a CDS encoding MBL fold metallo-hydrolase, producing the protein MNIECFPLGIAVTNAWLVYDEPSKRGVVIDPGQDPEPLIERIGRLGLKIEAILLTHAHFDHIAGLEEVRKITGAPVCLHKEEADWPGNPEKNGSAWWPGLEPVRCREPERMLTGGETLDLIGTKVEVWHTPGHSPGSVSYLFDNVVFGGDVLFKDGIGRFDLPGGNYSVLMESIGKLMELPEETVVCPGHGPKTTIGREQEMNPYVTG; encoded by the coding sequence ATGAACATCGAATGTTTTCCTTTGGGAATTGCGGTCACCAATGCATGGCTGGTGTATGATGAACCGTCCAAACGGGGAGTGGTGATTGACCCCGGCCAGGATCCCGAACCGCTCATCGAGCGGATCGGGAGATTGGGACTCAAGATTGAGGCCATCTTGCTGACCCATGCGCACTTCGATCACATCGCGGGATTGGAGGAAGTGCGGAAAATCACGGGTGCGCCCGTCTGCCTCCACAAGGAGGAAGCGGATTGGCCCGGGAATCCGGAAAAGAACGGATCCGCGTGGTGGCCGGGGCTGGAACCCGTCCGCTGTCGCGAGCCCGAACGAATGTTGACGGGAGGAGAGACGCTCGATCTGATCGGAACGAAGGTGGAGGTTTGGCACACCCCCGGTCATTCTCCGGGAAGTGTGTCGTATCTGTTTGACAACGTCGTGTTCGGCGGGGATGTGTTGTTCAAAGACGGGATCGGCCGGTTTGATCTGCCGGGCGGCAATTACTCCGTGCTCATGGAGTCCATCGGCAAATTGATGGAGTTGCCCGAAGAAACGGTGGTATGTCCGGGACACGGACCGAAAACCACCATTGGTCGCGAACAGGAAATGAATCCTTACGTGACCGGTTGA